The following nucleotide sequence is from Syntrophorhabdaceae bacterium.
TAGACTCCGGCGCTCGTCCCGGGCTCCCGGCTCGAACCGGGGATTACAAGTCCGCAATGTAGTATGAGGAGGCCCGATGCCCGACAAAATTGAACTACCCATAAAAGGGATGAGCTGCGCGGCATGTGCCGCGCGGATCGAGCGGGAGTTGAATAAACTTTCGGACGTGGGTGAGGCCCGGGTCAATTTCCCCCTCAAGAAGGCTGTCATTATCCCGAAAAGGGAGATCGAGCTCAAAGAGGTGATACGCCTCATAAGGGACATCGGCTACGACGTAGACCTCGAAGCCGACGTGACCATTCGCGCGCGGAAAGAGGAGGCGGAGCTGAAAAGGAGCTTCATCTTCTCCGCGTGCCTGAGCGCAGTGATCATGCTCTTCTCCATGTGGATGGTCCTCCCGGACGTGGTTCTTCTTATCCTTACTCTTCCGGTCCAGTTTTATTTCGGCCTCCGCTTTCACCGCTCCGCGATTCAGGGCCTTAAACACCTGACTACCGACATGAATACCCTAATATCGGTGGGCACTTCATCCGCATTTTTTTACAGCGTCTTCGTCACTTTCTTCCCTCACGTGATAGAATCCGCCGGAATCAAGCCTGTCACCTATTTCGATACGAGCGCGGTCATTATTACTCTGATCCTCCTTGGGCGCTATCTCGAATCCAAGGCAAAAACCAAGACTTATACGGCCATAAAGATGCTTTACGAACTTTCCCCGAAGGACTGCATAGTCCTTAAAGACGGCAATGAGGTCCGCGTGCCTACAGACGCCCTGGAAGTGGGCGACACAATACTCGTGAGGCCGGGCGAAAGGGTCCCTATCGACGGCGCCGTACTGGAGGGGGCAACCCACGTGGATGAGTCCATGATCACCGGTGAATCGATGCCTGTAAGCAAGGGGCCCGGGGATGAAGTCATAGGCGGGACTATTACGGGAAAAGGCTCGATTACCATCAAAGCGGTCAGGGTCGGAAAAGATACGGTCCTTTCCAAAGTGATCCGTCTCGTGGAGGAAGCCCAGTTCACCAAAGCTCCCGTGCAGCGCCTTGCGGACAAGGTGGCGGGCGTATTTGTTCCCACGGTCATGGTCATCGCAATCCTTGCCTTTGCGGTCTGGTTTATTGTGGGACCGGAGCCCCGGCTCACCAACGCTATCCTCTCCTTCGTGAGCGTCCTCATTATCGCCTGCCCCTGTGCCCTGGGCCTCGCAACTCCCACTGCCATAATGGTATCGACGGGCGCGGGCGCCAAGAACGGCATTCTCATCAAAAGTGCGGAGGCCCTCGAGGTAACCAATAAAGTGCGGTATGTGCTCTTCGACAAAACCGGCACCTTAACGAAAGGGGTCATCACCCTCGCAGATATCATACCCTTTGAAGGAAATTCCGAAGACGACCTGTTGAGTATTGCCTATAATCTGGAGCGCCATTCCGAACATCCCTTTTCTGAGGCCTTAAGGCAAAAGGCCGAGCCTCTTGCCCTTCCCACCCTTAAAGTCGATGATTTCAAGGCGATTACAGGCAAAGGCATTCAGGGGAGCATAGAGGGAAACATTTACCGGGTGGGCAACGCAGCCCTCTACGAGGAGTCGGGCAGGACCCTGGACGGCACGGCAAAGGATATATACCACGAGAAGGAAAAAAAGGCCTCCTCTCCCGTCCTCGTCTGGGGTGATAAAGGCCTCATCGGCATCCTCACGTTTAGTGACGTGGTCCGGGAGGAAGCTGCGGAGGTGGTCAGGGAGCTTGCCCGAATGGGTATAGAAACCGTCATGATCACCGGCGACAGCATGGCCGGGGCCGCGACGATTGCGGAAATAGTGGGGATAAGGGATTATCAGTATCGCGTACTCCCCGATCGGAAGGCTCAGGTGGTGGAGGAGTATAAGAAGAAGGGCATAACCGCCATGGTCGGTGACGGGATAAACGATGCCCCTTCCCTGGCGGGCGCCGACGTGGGAATCGCCATGGGCAAGGGCTCCGATATCGCCATAGAGTCTGCGGACGTGGTGCTCATGAAAGGCCAACTCATAAGACTGGTGAGCCTAATCAAGCTGTCTAAAAAGACAATCTGGATTATTAAAGAAAACCTCTTCTGGGCATTTATCTATAACATATTGGGAATCCCCATTGCCTTCGGCCTCCTCTATCCCTTTTTCGGCATCCGACTGGAGCCGATCTTCGGCGCCCTGGCCATGATGGTAAGCTCCGTCTCCGTGGTGACCAACTCCCTGAGGCTTCGGGGCTTCAAAGGCTAAGAAAGCTCACGACCACCCCTTGAGATGGCGAAGAAGGTTTATGAAACCGTCATATCTTGACGCGTACGAAAAAGGACGTTTTCCGCCCGTCATCGAGCAGGCTTTTCATATCCTGAAGGAATGTGACCTGTGCCCCAGGAGATGCCGCATAGACCGCACCCTTGGGGAGAAAGGTTTTTGCCGCGCAGGAGGTCTGCCGGAGGTATCGTCCTACGGCCCCCATTTTGGCGAAGAGAAACCCCTGGTGGGCATGCACGGCTCTGGCACCATATTCATGACCTACTGCAATCTCGGCTGTATCTTCTGTCAGAACTATAGTATCAGCAGGTTGGGCGAGGGAGAAGCAATTTCCTTCAGTGAGCTAAGCTCCATCATGGTCTCCCTCCAGAAGAGGGGTTGCCATAATATCAATTTCGTAAGCCCCAGCCATTTTGTTCCCCATATATTGAAGGCCCTGCCGGAGGCGATTGAAAGGGGCCTCTCCGTGCCTCTCGTCTACAACACGGGGGGATATGATTCAGTCGAGGCATTAAGACTCCTCGACGGCATTTTCGACATCTATATGCCCGATTTGAAGTTTCTCCACCGGAATGCTGCGCGGGAATATGCAGGGGCCTCCGATTACCCTGTTGTCGTAATGAAGGCCATACTCGAGATGCACCGCCAGGTGGGCGATCTTATTATAGATGACCGGGGGATGGCCCTGCGTGGCCTTCTCGTGCGTCACCTCGTGCTTCCGGCCGGCCTTGCCGGCACCCGTGAAGCCATGCGTTTTCTCGCGGGCCGGATATCGACGGCTACGTACGTGAACATTATGAACCAGTATTACCCCTGTGGCGATCTCATTCCGCCCGGCTCGCCTCTCGCCCGCAGGGTCACCAGGGAGGAATTCGGGGAAGCAGTCGCCATCGCCCATGAAGAGGGTCTCTTCAGGATCGACTCCGAACTCAGTTGAGCGGGCCCCTTTCGTGCTGTCCTCATCCCCGGCCCTCTCCGGGAACACCCCGGGACCTCTTCCCGCATTGATATCCGTAGGTCCATTCATCCTTCCGCCGGAGTATGGAGATCGCATACGATCTCTATCCGATGATCCTGCGAGACGAGCCTTATTTCTTGATATGACGAAAAAATCGATCACTATTCGTTATTTCACGGAATCAACTGATACCCACAAAACCTCTCTTTCTTACATTTTAGGGATTTAGCCGATAGTTCTGTGTGGCATCAGATATGCAAACGGTTACCCTTGTAGTCAAAATCTAACTTGAGGAGAAGCAAAATGAAGAAAGTTGTAATGTTTGTACTCGCACTTATGATCAGCGTTGTATTCGCATCTACGGGTTTTACGCAGGATAAGCCTGCCGCCGCCCCTGAGAAACCGGTAGCCGCCGAGAAGAAAGCCGACAAAAAAGCCGAGAAGAAAGCTGAGAAAGCCGAGAAGAAAGCTGAGAAGAAAGCTGAGAAGAAAGCTGAGAAAGCGGCTGACAAGAAAGACGACAAAGCGGCAGCTCCCGCCGACAAGAAGTAATATTGATGCGAAGGGGGAGTTTGCCTCCCCCTTTTTCCTCCCTTCTCTTTACATTCTTTATCCCCTTCCTCTGTTCCGGATCATTTAAGTATTATAATTAGAACTGTAACAAGTCACCGGTCCGATCCATATATCCAATCGGATTCGGGTATTTTGATGGTATCTCAATAATTCCGGGAGAGAGGGGACCATGACCATAAGAGGCCGTATTCTTTTTGTTATAGCGGTGTTGGCATTCATTATCGTCGGACCCTTATCTCCTTTCGCCGGGGCTCAAGGGGGCGTCGACAAAGGGGCGCGGAAAATAGAGAGCGACTCTCCGCCCGCAAAGGAGCCGAAGGATACGCGAAAGCAGCCGTGGGACCAAAAGCCATCGGTAACCCGCCATTCCATCACTATCAAAGGCAAAACCGTCGAGTATACGGCTACTGCGGGGTACCTTCCCCTCAGTGATGAATCCGGAAAGGTCGTTGCCCACGTCTTCTTTATCTCTTATATAAAGGAGCCGGGCACGGAGAAGGGGACAAGACCGCTTACCTTTTCTTTCAACGGAGGCCCGGGGGCAGCGTCCGTATGGCTTCACATGGCTGCCATGGGTCCCCGGAGAGTGATCCTCTCGGATGAGGGAAAGGGGGTCCCTCCGCCCTATGGGTGGACAACTAACGATGACACATGGCTCGATTTTACCGACCTCGTCTTTATCGATCCCATTGGCACGGGTTACAGCCGACCCGTGGAAGGTGTAAAGGCAGAGGCCTTTCTGGGGGTTCAAAAGGATATCGAGTCAGTGGCGCAGTTCATCCGCCTTTACACTACCCGCTACGAGAGATGGCTTTCACCGAAGTTCCTGGCCGGCGAAAGCTACGGCACTACCCGGGCGGCAGGTCTTTCGAAGTACCTCCAGGACAAAGTGGGCATGGCGCTTAATGGAATCGTCCTCATCTCGACCGTACTCGATTTTCAATCCGTTTTGCCGGGTCCCGACAATGACCTCTTTTATGCCCTTCTTCTGCCCGCCTATACTGCCGCCTCGCAGTATCACGGAAAACTCTCTCCCGCTCTCAAAGCTGATCCGGCGAAAACACGGGCAGAGGTAGAGCTTTTTGCGCTTCAGGAATACCTGCCGGCCCTTTCAATGGGATATACTCTTACGGCTGCCGAGAGAGAAAAAATCGTAGACAAACTTGCCCTTTACACCGGCCTGAGACATCTCACGATCAGAAATTCCAACCTTCGTATCGACAGGAGGGTCTTTGCGGGCCAACTTCTGGATGAAAGGAACCTCCGCCTGGGACTCTACGATTCGCGTTTTACCGCGAATTACCGCTACGAGCAATTTATGGAGGACCCGAGCATGTTTGAAGTGACGGCGCCCATGCTCTCGGCCTGCAACGATTATCTGCGAGGGGAGCTGAAATGGGAGAGCGATCTGCCCTACGAATTCATCTCGGACAAGATTTATCATCAATGGAATTGGGGCTCCGCGGATAGTGGTTACGTCAATACGACCACAAGCCTTGCCATGGCACTTAATCAAAACCGTTTTCTGAAAGTATTTATGGCAGGCGGGTATTATGACCTGGTCACATCCTATTTCGCCGCAAAATATAGTTTCAACCGAATGGGTCCCGATGCCGACCTAAGGCGCCGCATTACCGTCCGGTATTACGACGGAGGCCATCAATTATATATGGACCCCCTGTCCCGCCGCAAATTGACGGAAGACGGGGCAGCTTTCTATCGCAAAGCGCAGAGCGCTGAATAAAAGACGAGAGGGAATTCCGACAGGAAGACCCTCTCGTGAACGTCTGTCCCTCTCCCGTCTTCTACAAGTAGTCCGGGTTTACCAGCTATACTTCACCATGGGCGCCTGGGTGTCCTTTGCCCATTCTTCCATTGCCCCGTCATAGTCTTCACGTTCTTATAACCCAGTTCATGTCCTCCTATTTTTTGATGGGTTTTATAGAATATAATAATGCATCATTCGCCCTGGAGCCATCGGGGATCAACTTCTCTTTTGTGAGAAACCCCTTCTTCTCGACATGACATACCTCGCAGGAGCGGGTCCTTTCGGTTCTCTTCCTTATATTATGAGGGGATGTATCCCAATAATTGGGTACTTTATCGAAATTTTCCATATTGATCCCCACGCTCGAAAAGGTATCCCTCACCACCGGCACGGTCCTCAGGGTGGTGACGAGGCCCTTGTCCCGCGGGCTGAGTCCGAGTATGAAATCAGGCCGGGAAGTCGCCCCTTTGCTCAGATGGCAGGAGAAGCAGTTACGGTACGGGGCCGCCGAATGGCATGCCTGGCAGCTCACTTTTGCCGTATGGGCAATATGGGCGGACCTTGCCTTCTCGTTTTTTTCCTGACCCGTCTTATGGCATTTCACGCACGCCGGCTTATCAGGCAATTCCTTCTCGATTGATACGAGCGGCCGTTCCCGTGGGCTTCCGCTTTTGAATGGCAATCGAGGCAGATCATGCCCTTCTCATAATGCACATCTGCCGTACCCCCGTATTCACCGGTAAATTCGGGATATACCCTGCCGCCGTGGCAGAAGGCGCAGGTCTTTCCCTCATCTCTTTTCACGAATTTATGCCCTTTTATGAGACCGATGCTCACACCGCCTATTGATGGACCCTTGACGTGACAGTCCCCACAGGATGCATGACAGGACCGGCATGACTGTTGAAAGACCCTTTCATCGAAGGTCTTTTTCTCGCTCTTTGAAAACCTGGCGGAAACTCCATGTTTTTGCCCCATTGTGGTGTAATGAAGGGCGGTCTTGTATGTACCGGCGAT
It contains:
- a CDS encoding heavy metal translocating P-type ATPase is translated as MPDKIELPIKGMSCAACAARIERELNKLSDVGEARVNFPLKKAVIIPKREIELKEVIRLIRDIGYDVDLEADVTIRARKEEAELKRSFIFSACLSAVIMLFSMWMVLPDVVLLILTLPVQFYFGLRFHRSAIQGLKHLTTDMNTLISVGTSSAFFYSVFVTFFPHVIESAGIKPVTYFDTSAVIITLILLGRYLESKAKTKTYTAIKMLYELSPKDCIVLKDGNEVRVPTDALEVGDTILVRPGERVPIDGAVLEGATHVDESMITGESMPVSKGPGDEVIGGTITGKGSITIKAVRVGKDTVLSKVIRLVEEAQFTKAPVQRLADKVAGVFVPTVMVIAILAFAVWFIVGPEPRLTNAILSFVSVLIIACPCALGLATPTAIMVSTGAGAKNGILIKSAEALEVTNKVRYVLFDKTGTLTKGVITLADIIPFEGNSEDDLLSIAYNLERHSEHPFSEALRQKAEPLALPTLKVDDFKAITGKGIQGSIEGNIYRVGNAALYEESGRTLDGTAKDIYHEKEKKASSPVLVWGDKGLIGILTFSDVVREEAAEVVRELARMGIETVMITGDSMAGAATIAEIVGIRDYQYRVLPDRKAQVVEEYKKKGITAMVGDGINDAPSLAGADVGIAMGKGSDIAIESADVVLMKGQLIRLVSLIKLSKKTIWIIKENLFWAFIYNILGIPIAFGLLYPFFGIRLEPIFGALAMMVSSVSVVTNSLRLRGFKG
- a CDS encoding radical SAM protein, which codes for MKPSYLDAYEKGRFPPVIEQAFHILKECDLCPRRCRIDRTLGEKGFCRAGGLPEVSSYGPHFGEEKPLVGMHGSGTIFMTYCNLGCIFCQNYSISRLGEGEAISFSELSSIMVSLQKRGCHNINFVSPSHFVPHILKALPEAIERGLSVPLVYNTGGYDSVEALRLLDGIFDIYMPDLKFLHRNAAREYAGASDYPVVVMKAILEMHRQVGDLIIDDRGMALRGLLVRHLVLPAGLAGTREAMRFLAGRISTATYVNIMNQYYPCGDLIPPGSPLARRVTREEFGEAVAIAHEEGLFRIDSELS
- a CDS encoding multiheme c-type cytochrome, with the translated sequence MPDKPACVKCHKTGQEKNEKARSAHIAHTAKVSCQACHSAAPYRNCFSCHLSKGATSRPDFILGLSPRDKGLVTTLRTVPVVRDTFSSVGINMENFDKVPNYWDTSPHNIRKRTERTRSCEVCHVEKKGFLTKEKLIPDGSRANDALLYSIKPIKK